From one Coffea eugenioides isolate CCC68of chromosome 11, Ceug_1.0, whole genome shotgun sequence genomic stretch:
- the LOC113753206 gene encoding homeobox-leucine zipper protein HAT5, giving the protein MEGCGGNITGTSSVLLQNERLPCSSHEALDSLWISNSSPPPFHGSTSMVNFGDARGENTREKTFFAQRDKGDDGSESYDNCFHQPEKKRRLTAEQVQFLERSFELENKLDPERKVQLAKDLSLQPRQVAIWFQNRRARYKTKQLEKEYDCLKSSYDKLRADYDTLFKENESLKNEVHSLAEKLVQRERGKAKSEPLDSSTISPLNAEPQKANPITLSPNVPEMPVSVKQEDASSAKSDVFDSDSSHCTDGNHSSLMVPDDSSHVFEPELSDFSQDEDDSLSRSLLQPTGFPPKLEYECYNDLQCNSGNLGFSVEDQSTWFWAY; this is encoded by the exons ATGGAGGGCTGTGGTGGAAATATTACCGGTACCAGTAGTGTTTTGCTGCAAAACGAAAGGCTGCCCTGTTCTTCTCATGAAGCTCTTGATTCTCTCTGGATTTCTAactcttctcctcctccttttcATG GTTCTACATCCATGGTTAATTTCGGTGATGCTCGAGGAGAAAACACAAGAGAGAAAACATTCTTCGCACAGCGTGACAAAGGAGATGATGGCAGCGAGAGTTACGACAATTGCTTTCACCAACCAGAAAAGAAAAGGCGACTGACGGCAGAGCAAGTTCAATTTCTTGAAAGAAGTTTTGAGTTGGAAAACAAGCTCGATCCTGAGAGAAAAGTCCAACTTGCTAAAGATCTTAGCTTGCAGCCTAGGCAAGTTGCCATTTGGTTCCAGAACCGAAGAGCCCGGTACAAGACTAAACAGCTGGAGAAAGAATATGATTGTCTCAAATCAAGTTATGATAAACTCAGAGCTGATTATGATACCCTATTCAAAGAGAATGAGAGTTTGAAAAATGAG GTTCATTCACTCGCTGAAAAGTTGGTccaaagagagagaggaaaggCTAAATCAGAGCCTTTGGATTCCAGTACTATCAGTCCATTGAATGCTGAACCCCAGAAGGCAAATCCTATTACTCTTTCTCCTAACGTACCCGAAATGCCAGTTAGTGTTAAGCAGGAAGATGCAAGTTCAGCCAAAAGTGATGTTTTTGACTCAGACAGCTCACATTGTACTGATGGAAACCATTCTTCCTTGATGGTCCCTGATGATTCCTCACATGTTTTTGAACCAGAATTGTCAGATTTCTCTCAAGATGAGGATGATAGCCTGAGCAGAAGCCTCCTTCAGCCAACAGGCTTTCCACCCAAACTTGAATACGAATGCTACAATGATCTGCAATGCAATTCAGGCAATCTGGGATTTTCGGTTGAAGATCAATCCACTTGGTTCTGGGCATACTGA
- the LOC113751702 gene encoding uncharacterized protein LOC113751702, with translation MAASLSNPPMLLTVNHGKSHFKVSFSTTYFHLLSNKQIPIKFKPFSTFHAPNYLGQFQTSSFPILTATRASSNDFLKTIEEKDRNLANEERPVKFLFWVLFWASVSIGIFAVSGDARAAVDSIRASSFGLKVATALRGFGWPDEAVVFALATLPVIELRGAIPVGYWLQLKPVLLTVLSILGNMVPVPFIILYLKKFATFLAGKNQSASQFLEMLFERAKKKAGPVEEFQWLGLMLFVAVPFPGTGAWTGAIIASVLDMPFWSGFLANFVGVVLAGLLVNLLVNLGLKYAVITGVILFFISTFMWSILRGLKKSLSSTN, from the exons ATGGCTGCTTCTTTATCTAACCCGCCAATGCTTCTGACCGTCAATCATGGAAAGTCCCATTTCAAAGTGTCTTTTTCGACAACATATTTCCACCTACTTTCCAACAAACAAATTCCCATCAAGTTCAAACCTTTTTCAACATTTCATGCCCCTAATTATCTGGGGCAGTTCCAGACCTCTTCTTTTCCCATTCTAACAGCTACAAGAGCTTCCTCAAATGATTTTCTTAAAACAATTGAAGAAAAAGATAGAAATTTGGCGAATGAGGAAAGGCCAGTGAAATTCCTCTTCTGGGTACTTTTCTGGGCATCTGTATCTATTGGTATATTTGCTGTCTCTGGCGATGCTAGAGCTGCTGTTGATTCCATTAGAGCTTCCAGCTTTGGTTTAAAGGTTGCCACTGCTTTGAGGGGTTTTGGTTGGCCTGACGAAGCTGTTGTGTTTGCTTTGGCTACACTGCCTGTGATTGAGCTTCGTGGGGCTATTCCTGTGGGTTATTGGTTGCAGCTCAAACCTGTTTTGCTCACTGTCTTGTCTATTCTTGG GAATATGGTTCCTGTTCCTTTCATCATTCTATACTTGAAGAAGTTTGCAACGTTTCTTGCTGGGAAAAATCAGTCTGCTTCTCAGTTTCTTGAGATGTTATTCGAGAGGGCCAAGAAGAAAGCTGGTCCTGTGGAAGAATTTCAATGGCTTGGTCTAATGCTTTTTGTGGCTGTGCCATTCCCTGGAACAGGTGCTTGGACAGGAGCTATTATAGCTTCTGTACTTGATATGCCTTTCTGGTCTGGTTTCTTGGCCAATTTTGTTGGTGTTGTTTTAGCTGGTCTTCTAGTGAATTTATTGGTGAACCTTGGACTCAAGTATGCTGTTATAACTGGTGTTATACTGTTCTTTATCTCCACCTTCATGTGGAGTATCCTTCGAGGTCTCAAAAAATCTCTAAGCTCAACAAATTGA
- the LOC113752902 gene encoding uncharacterized protein At1g27050, translating to MSRKRDRPSYSSRHIPYSFPKRRRPLPFQQDSIASDLDDSAPSPAPAKQPTTVVVIGLPTDCSVLDLKSRFEIYGSISRTRMDPNGLAHITFRSHDSARAAVSAALDPSFAITLISKPVQVMWASDPVPQWKEGVAKNEGTPSTILPLASKLLRPEVPLSRRGRGNKLGSAIVNPRAENNANGDTNDIDNSKKVGIGDEGGSGLLKPFMGREIVAYDDIL from the exons ATGAGCCGTAAGCGAGACAGGCCATCTTACTCCTCCCGCCATATTCCTTACTCTTTCCCGAAACGACGCCGTCCTCTTCCATTCCAACAGGACTCCATAGCCAGCGACTTGGACGACTCCGCCCCTTCCCCCGCCCCCGCGAAGCAGCCCACTACAGTGGTGGTAATTGGGCTCCCCACCGATTGCTCAGTTCTGGACCTCAAGTCCCGCTTCGAGATCTATGGCTCCATCTCCCGCACCCGCATGGACCCCAATGGTCTCGCTCACATCACTTTCCGCTCCCATGACTCAGCTCGGGCCGCCGTCTCCGCCGCTCTCGACCCTTCCTTCGCCATTACCCTCATCTCTAAACCA GTGCAAGTAATGTGGGCTAGTGATCCAGTGCCACAATGGAAGGAAGGAGTTGCAAAGAATGAAGGAACGCCATCAACAATATTGCCGTTGGCATCGAAGCTATTGAGGCCTGAGGTGCCTCTTAGTAGGCGTGGGAGAGGTAATAAGCTGGGCTCTGCTATTGTGAATCCGAGAGCTGAGAATAATGCCAATGGTGATACAAATGATATCGATAACAGTAAGAAAGTTGGAATTGGAGATGAAGGTGGTTCTGGGCTTTTAAAACCTTTCATGGGCAGAGAAATTGTTGCCTATGATGATATTCTGTAA